Proteins encoded within one genomic window of Geotalea daltonii FRC-32:
- the flgA gene encoding flagellar basal body P-ring formation chaperone FlgA, protein MKVLLSTVLMLLVLSTSSALATNQTVKEAEVRRVVNDYLQQKCDNLGLEINIKKIAYSGDLSLSAGDLSYEVVAPDRWEGWGSANLALIVRVDGRVERNVPVKVEVEAMAEMVVAVRPLERGEVIDAADVAVQKRGLSRLQGRFVRDVDEVVGKRVRTAIRGNNPIRPDFLERVPLIKSGQLVTIVAENESLRITAAGKARNSGAEGDTVMVRNLASQKELPARVIDAETVKVDF, encoded by the coding sequence ATGAAGGTCTTATTATCAACGGTATTAATGCTTCTGGTTCTCAGTACATCATCGGCCCTGGCCACAAACCAGACGGTGAAGGAGGCGGAGGTTCGCCGGGTGGTTAACGATTACCTGCAGCAGAAGTGCGACAATCTGGGACTGGAGATCAACATCAAAAAAATCGCCTACAGCGGTGATTTGTCACTTTCTGCCGGCGACCTGAGTTATGAAGTGGTGGCGCCAGACCGCTGGGAAGGGTGGGGCAGCGCCAATCTTGCCCTAATCGTCCGGGTTGACGGGCGGGTCGAGCGAAATGTGCCGGTCAAGGTGGAGGTGGAGGCCATGGCCGAGATGGTGGTGGCGGTCCGTCCCCTTGAGCGCGGCGAAGTTATCGATGCGGCAGACGTGGCGGTGCAGAAGCGGGGACTTTCCCGGCTGCAGGGCCGCTTTGTCCGTGATGTGGACGAAGTTGTAGGAAAAAGGGTACGCACCGCCATTCGCGGCAACAATCCCATCAGACCGGATTTTCTGGAAAGAGTGCCGCTGATTAAAAGCGGCCAACTGGTTACCATCGTGGCGGAAAACGAATCGTTACGCATAACGGCTGCCGGCAAGGCCAGGAACTCGGGGGCGGAAGGAGATACGGTAATGGTGAGGAATCTTGCCTCCCAGAAAGAACTTCCGGCACGGGTTATCGATGCTGAAACGGTGAAGGTGGATTTTTGA
- a CDS encoding flagellar basal body L-ring protein FlgH, producing the protein MLAVLLLLPACSFQSSEIRTPTFDEQMQQAKPTYTSGSIWQDSSTGITEDLKARRRGDTLTVVITEQASASKQATTGTSRGSTISAGIPNLMGLETNITGISNWMDLSNLLNASYDSKYDGSGKTTREENLRATITAKVIDVIGNGNLLIEGKRNVKVNNEDQIIVLTGTVRTRDISSDNVVNSIYIADARINYSGKGVISDRQRPGWLMGILDVIWPF; encoded by the coding sequence ATGCTTGCGGTACTGTTACTGCTGCCAGCCTGTTCCTTCCAGAGCTCGGAAATCAGGACTCCCACCTTTGACGAACAGATGCAGCAGGCAAAGCCTACCTATACCAGCGGATCGATCTGGCAGGATTCTTCCACCGGCATTACCGAGGATCTCAAGGCACGCAGGAGAGGGGATACTCTCACCGTGGTCATTACGGAACAGGCGAGCGCTAGTAAACAGGCCACTACCGGAACCAGCCGCGGCAGCACCATTTCCGCCGGCATTCCCAATCTGATGGGGCTGGAGACCAACATCACAGGCATAAGTAACTGGATGGACCTGAGCAATCTCCTGAACGCCAGCTATGACTCCAAATATGACGGCAGTGGCAAAACAACCCGCGAAGAAAACCTGCGCGCCACCATCACCGCCAAGGTCATCGATGTCATCGGCAATGGCAACCTGCTCATTGAGGGGAAGCGCAATGTGAAGGTGAACAACGAGGATCAGATAATCGTCCTCACCGGCACCGTCCGCACCCGCGACATCAGCTCGGACAACGTGGTTAACTCCATTTACATTGCCGATGCCCGCATCAACTACAGCGGCAAAGGGGTCATAAGCGACCGGCAGCGGCCGGGCTGGCTGATGGGGATACTGGACGTCATCTGGCCATTTTAG
- a CDS encoding flagellar basal body P-ring protein FlgI, translated as MTRRTCTILLLLLLLPQLALAVRIKDIAAFDGVRDNQLLGYGLVVGLNGSGDSDQTKFPVQSLVNTLERMGITINRADITVKNVAAVMVTASLPPFAKQGNTLDVLVSSVGDAKSLAGGTLLMTPLKGGDSQIYAVAQGAVLTNSFSYGGQAASVQKNHPTAGRVPAGALVERELPNVLAGRNVLRLNLHQPDFTTASRIAAAVNGKFKAQVASLTDPGSVQLAMPDGFIGRPVEFVAELERLEVTPDVMAKVVLNERTGTIVIGENVRISAVAVSHGNLTLYVKETPKVSQPAPLGTGETKVVPRTSVKVKEERGSLAIVPQGTNISDVVRALNALGVTPRDLIGIMQAIKAAGALNAELSVI; from the coding sequence ATGACCAGGAGAACCTGTACGATATTGCTGCTGCTGCTTTTGTTGCCACAACTGGCGCTGGCGGTACGGATCAAGGACATTGCCGCATTCGACGGGGTACGTGACAACCAGTTGCTGGGGTACGGCCTCGTGGTCGGACTGAACGGCAGTGGTGACAGCGACCAGACCAAGTTTCCCGTTCAATCCCTGGTCAATACCCTGGAGCGAATGGGGATCACCATCAACCGAGCCGACATTACGGTGAAGAATGTGGCGGCGGTTATGGTGACCGCTTCTCTGCCCCCCTTCGCCAAGCAGGGCAATACCCTCGATGTTCTCGTCTCATCGGTGGGAGATGCCAAGAGCCTGGCCGGGGGAACCCTGCTCATGACCCCCCTGAAAGGTGGCGACAGCCAGATCTACGCCGTCGCCCAGGGGGCGGTCCTTACCAACTCCTTTTCCTACGGCGGCCAGGCCGCTTCCGTGCAGAAAAATCACCCGACAGCCGGACGTGTACCGGCTGGCGCCCTGGTGGAAAGGGAACTGCCCAACGTACTGGCCGGGCGCAATGTGCTGCGCCTTAACTTGCATCAGCCTGACTTCACAACGGCCTCCAGAATTGCTGCGGCCGTCAATGGTAAATTCAAGGCACAGGTTGCTTCACTGACCGATCCGGGATCGGTGCAGCTGGCAATGCCCGATGGGTTTATCGGCAGACCGGTGGAATTCGTGGCTGAGCTGGAACGGCTTGAGGTGACCCCGGACGTTATGGCGAAAGTGGTGCTCAATGAGCGTACCGGCACCATCGTTATCGGCGAAAACGTGCGTATTTCCGCAGTGGCAGTTTCCCATGGCAACCTGACCCTCTATGTGAAGGAGACACCGAAAGTTTCTCAGCCCGCACCGCTAGGGACAGGCGAAACCAAGGTCGTACCTCGGACCTCGGTTAAGGTAAAGGAAGAACGCGGCAGCCTGGCGATTGTTCCGCAGGGGACAAACATCAGCGATGTGGTGCGAGCCCTCAACGCACTTGGGGTAACCCCCCGCGACCTGATCGGCATCATGCAGGCGATCAAGGCAGCCGGGGCACTGAATGCTGAATTGTCCGTCATTTAA
- a CDS encoding rod-binding protein, which translates to MEIKATVLPVALVDSTGTQSLKLGQQSAEKNNMAIRKAAREFESLFVGMMLKSMRETVGKDKLTGGGHGEEAYQSLLDQEYAKAAAENGSLGLARTIEKQLLAEGAGKKKPDKD; encoded by the coding sequence ATGGAGATCAAAGCAACCGTCTTGCCGGTAGCGCTTGTAGACAGCACCGGGACACAATCCCTAAAGCTCGGGCAGCAGTCTGCCGAAAAGAATAACATGGCCATCAGGAAGGCGGCCAGGGAGTTCGAGAGCCTTTTTGTCGGCATGATGCTTAAATCAATGCGCGAGACGGTCGGCAAGGACAAGCTGACCGGCGGCGGTCATGGTGAAGAGGCATATCAGTCTCTTCTCGACCAGGAATATGCAAAGGCTGCGGCCGAAAACGGGAGCTTGGGCCTTGCCCGCACAATTGAAAAGCAGTTGCTGGCGGAGGGGGCGGGAAAGAAAAAGCCCGACAAGGATTAA
- the flgG gene encoding flagellar basal-body rod protein FlgG: protein MIRALWTAASGMQAQQLNIDVVANNLANVNTTGFKKSRADFHDLMYQSMKTSGAPSTNATQIPTGIQVGLGSKPAAVTKIFTTGNVTQTGNELDVAIEGDGFFQIQMPDGSTEYTRAGAFKKDSQGRVVTSEGYPLLPEVVIPNNTTSITIGNDGTVSVIQSGQTSPTSVGTIQLATFSNPAGLSSQGHNLFKETESSGAATTGTSGQNGIGTLSQGYLEMSNVSVAEEMVNMIVGQRAYEINSKAVQAADEMLQTANNLKR, encoded by the coding sequence ATGATCAGGGCATTATGGACGGCAGCATCAGGGATGCAGGCTCAGCAATTGAATATCGACGTGGTTGCCAACAACCTGGCCAACGTCAACACCACCGGCTTCAAGAAGAGCCGTGCCGATTTCCATGACCTCATGTACCAGAGCATGAAGACCAGTGGCGCCCCATCAACCAATGCCACCCAGATCCCCACCGGTATCCAGGTGGGCCTTGGCTCAAAGCCGGCAGCAGTCACCAAGATATTCACCACCGGTAACGTCACCCAGACCGGCAACGAGCTGGATGTGGCCATCGAGGGAGATGGTTTTTTCCAGATACAGATGCCAGATGGCTCCACTGAATATACCCGGGCCGGTGCCTTCAAAAAAGACAGCCAGGGGCGTGTCGTCACTTCCGAGGGATACCCGCTTCTGCCGGAGGTGGTCATTCCCAACAATACCACGAGCATTACCATCGGCAACGATGGTACTGTTTCGGTCATCCAGTCGGGACAGACCTCCCCGACCAGCGTAGGCACCATCCAGCTGGCCACCTTTTCCAACCCGGCCGGACTCTCCAGCCAGGGGCATAATCTCTTTAAGGAGACCGAATCATCGGGGGCGGCAACCACCGGCACTTCCGGGCAAAACGGCATCGGCACACTCAGCCAGGGCTATCTGGAAATGAGCAATGTCAGCGTCGCCGAGGAGATGGTCAACATGATCGTCGGCCAGAGGGCGTACGAGATCAATTCCAAAGCGGTGCAGGCGGCAGATGAGATGCTGCAGACGGCCAACAACCTGAAACGGTAA
- the flgF gene encoding flagellar basal-body rod protein FlgF, with product MNSGLYAALSGNLAAMRRLDVISNNLANANTAGFKGDRLQFESVLASSKSQSQAAASPNDSPVFSSEIFFTDYSPGPLKQTGNTLDVALDGDGFFVVNTPQGRAYTRQGNFRMDSAGRLVTSEGYEVQGGGPITVNGGRVDIDAKGAILVDGTPAGTLDIVDFQKPYALQKLGEGLFIPANPQETPVNVTTTTVQQGALEGSNVNVVAEMVRMIETTRYFESCQKVVRSYDDITGKAANDLGRV from the coding sequence ATGAACAGCGGTCTTTATGCGGCACTCTCAGGCAACCTGGCGGCCATGCGCAGGCTGGATGTGATCAGCAACAATCTGGCTAACGCCAATACCGCCGGTTTCAAGGGCGATCGCCTGCAATTCGAGAGTGTTCTTGCTTCATCGAAGAGCCAGTCACAAGCGGCAGCCAGCCCCAATGACTCACCGGTATTCAGCAGTGAAATATTTTTTACTGACTATTCACCCGGACCGCTCAAGCAGACCGGCAACACCCTGGATGTGGCCCTTGACGGGGACGGTTTCTTTGTCGTCAATACGCCCCAGGGGAGGGCCTACACCAGGCAGGGCAACTTCCGGATGGACTCCGCAGGGCGACTGGTGACCAGCGAAGGTTACGAGGTGCAGGGTGGGGGGCCGATCACCGTCAACGGTGGCCGTGTGGACATCGATGCCAAGGGGGCAATTCTCGTGGACGGGACACCTGCCGGGACCCTGGACATCGTCGATTTCCAGAAGCCGTACGCTTTGCAGAAATTGGGCGAAGGTCTCTTCATCCCGGCCAATCCCCAGGAAACGCCGGTGAACGTAACGACGACCACCGTGCAGCAGGGGGCCCTGGAGGGATCCAATGTCAACGTGGTTGCCGAGATGGTCCGGATGATAGAAACGACCCGCTACTTCGAATCCTGCCAGAAAGTGGTGAGAAGCTACGATGACATTACGGGAAAGGCAGCCAATGACCTGGGAAGGGTTTAA
- a CDS encoding FliA/WhiG family RNA polymerase sigma factor, translated as MNCLLKAYEQEAQRTAIPDRDELVVSHLPLVKFLVDRIASALPPHLDRDDLRSAAVIGLISAAERFDPTRGVMFKTFAEQRIRGTIMDELRSQDWLTRSLRDKFKRLEREFSALEQRLGRNPSSDEVAAAMGLDLEAYFHLLEEIHFLSFVSLDDAWMDEDGSPLGLLDVLEDKGIESPQNQLIARQTVENLAEAIDNLPEKERIVITLYYYEEMNLKEIGAVLHLTESRISQLHSQALLRLRGRMKLHRP; from the coding sequence ATGAACTGTCTTCTCAAGGCTTACGAACAAGAGGCTCAACGTACTGCTATCCCCGACAGGGACGAACTGGTGGTTTCCCACCTGCCCCTGGTGAAATTCCTGGTGGACAGGATTGCTTCCGCTCTTCCCCCGCACCTGGACCGGGATGACTTGAGGAGTGCAGCCGTAATTGGACTTATTTCCGCTGCAGAACGTTTTGATCCGACCCGGGGTGTCATGTTCAAGACCTTTGCCGAGCAGCGCATCAGGGGCACCATCATGGATGAGCTTCGCTCCCAGGATTGGCTGACTCGCTCCCTGCGGGATAAGTTCAAACGCCTGGAGCGTGAGTTTTCTGCCCTGGAGCAGCGCTTGGGGAGAAACCCCTCCAGCGACGAGGTCGCTGCGGCCATGGGACTGGATCTTGAGGCCTACTTTCACCTTCTGGAAGAGATCCATTTCCTTTCCTTTGTCAGCCTCGATGATGCCTGGATGGATGAAGACGGCAGCCCGCTGGGGCTCCTGGACGTACTGGAGGATAAGGGGATCGAGAGTCCGCAGAATCAGCTTATTGCCCGGCAAACCGTGGAAAACCTGGCCGAAGCCATCGATAACCTCCCTGAAAAGGAGCGGATCGTCATTACCCTTTACTATTACGAGGAGATGAACCTGAAGGAGATCGGCGCCGTGCTCCATTTGACCGAGTCGCGGATTTCGCAGCTGCACAGCCAGGCATTGCTCCGTTTGCGGGGCAGGATGAAGCTTCATCGGCCATGA
- a CDS encoding flagellar protein FlgN gives MTTGIDELIRALREKGALLDEMYQLLEEEQNCIIALDMARLETNQSEVDSAMGRLERLNGNCRNLLAKTGAALGLEDNGSLSPLIARTAGQERLALQGLQTDLTTSTTAVDNLLAMNRNLLQDSLGLVDRSLNFFNSLFNNPTTYGQAGTMRTNNGGARLVCKEI, from the coding sequence ATGACCACTGGTATTGATGAACTGATAAGAGCCCTGCGGGAAAAGGGGGCGCTACTGGACGAGATGTATCAGCTCCTGGAAGAAGAGCAGAACTGTATAATCGCTCTCGATATGGCCCGGCTGGAGACCAACCAGTCAGAAGTTGACAGTGCCATGGGGAGGCTGGAGCGATTGAACGGGAACTGCAGGAACCTTCTGGCAAAGACCGGTGCAGCGTTGGGGCTTGAGGATAATGGAAGCCTTTCACCGCTCATAGCGCGGACCGCCGGGCAGGAACGCCTTGCCCTGCAAGGTCTGCAGACGGATCTTACCACCTCGACCACGGCCGTCGACAACCTCCTTGCCATGAACCGCAATCTTCTTCAGGATTCCCTGGGACTGGTGGATCGGTCACTCAACTTCTTCAACAGCCTGTTCAACAATCCCACCACCTACGGCCAAGCCGGGACAATGAGAACCAACAATGGCGGAGCCAGGCTGGTGTGCAAGGAGATATGA
- the flgM gene encoding flagellar biosynthesis anti-sigma factor FlgM, giving the protein MKVDQQSQVHTIDFYHGRTAAADAVTGSGRQIDIIEISPATREIDALKKSVATLPEMRLDRVALMKQQLGFGAYRIDAEFVAAKMIENHATGG; this is encoded by the coding sequence GTGAAAGTAGATCAACAGAGCCAGGTTCACACCATTGATTTCTACCACGGAAGAACCGCAGCGGCAGATGCAGTAACCGGCAGCGGCAGGCAGATTGATATCATCGAAATTTCTCCTGCCACCAGGGAAATAGATGCACTGAAGAAATCGGTCGCCACCCTGCCGGAGATGAGACTGGACCGGGTGGCATTGATGAAGCAGCAGCTGGGCTTCGGCGCATACAGGATCGATGCCGAGTTTGTTGCGGCAAAGATGATCGAGAACCATGCAACTGGAGGTTAA